In the genome of Brachypodium distachyon strain Bd21 chromosome 3, Brachypodium_distachyon_v3.0, whole genome shotgun sequence, the window CAAGGGGCTATGCAAATTTTGGAAGGAACAAGGATAAGGAGCGGGAGAAGGATTTTGATTCCCGTGATAGAGAGAGTAGGTCTGTTGCAGCAGATCGTGATGGTTTTCAGTCATTTAGCTCATGTAAACCTGAAAGGGATAGGATGAATCGTGCTCGCTCGAAGACCGATACATGGAGTAAGGGAGTAGGCAATAATGGTAGTACATCTAGAAGCAATGCTGTTGGCGTCTCTTTTGAGCGAGATTTCCCACAGCTTAGTTCTGAGGATAATGGAAAGCAAGAAATAAGCAGAATTCCGTCTCCTGGTATCACCACCCCAATTCAGAGCCCGCCTCCCTATACTGTGCTGGCAGAAGCTCCTGTATCAAGCGAGACAAAGAAAAATCTTGTTGCATCTTCTGTACCACAAGCAGCTCCTAGTAAAAAGCCTGAAGTTGTGCTGAACAGTGGAGCTGTATTAAGCATGGCGGAGACTGTAATGCAAGCTCCTCAGAAAATTTACTTGGGACCCCAGGTAGGAACCACGGCATGTGTTTGTAATATGCTCTTCGGTAACCTTGTCCAGTCAAATTTTGGCTCTCTGGATTCATgttctgttttctttccttATAGTTATCAATTGATGCTCAGAAGATTGAAGAAAGAACTCTGAGACAGAACACTTTAAGACCTTTGACATCTACAGCAAGCAAATCTTTTGTGAGTTATCTTTCCGCTTCTCCACCAGAACAATTATGCACATTTAGTATCTTTTTCCTGCAAACATCTACATCTGATTTAGTTTGATAGGTCCTTTTTCTCATATCTCGCTTTTATGAACTTTGGCGAATGGATAAGTACTGTGGAAGGATGTCAGATGGCACAGCTTTAATGATAACTCTAGGAGAGATGAAAATGCTGATGCCTGTGTTGTGTAGAGGTGCTAATGCCCAATAACTAGATATTACTCAAAAGGATGTTTTAAATGATAGCAGTAAATGAACAGAAATTGATCATGCTATCTGCAGCCAGCCACCTTGTTTACTAGAACTGGGTACTGCCGTATGTTCTTTTCCCAAGTACAATGCAGCATCAGGCATGTTAAACCTATATAATTGAGAAGTAATCTCATGTTTTTACCTCTGATAGGGCAGTTCTGGAACTTGCTAGTTCTGGCTATGTTTAGTTCATTAAGTGAAGTTCTGCAGTAACAATTACCATATTTTGCCTGACTAATTTCAACATTATCCAGGTAACAAGTTCCTCCAAAACAAAAGGTACAAGAGGAGATCCTGCTGGTCCTAGTAAGGCCATACAACAAGCATTATTGCCTCCTGCCAATGGCTCTGTTCGAGCTCCAGTTAAAACCGAGCTTTCGAAGCTTTCTCTTTCAGGAAGCTTTAAAATCCTCACCCGGGAGCAGAATGGTACTGCACAGGCTCCTAAAGACTCTCCAGGCAATCCTGTGagtcctcctccagctcctgTGGCTTCAGTGGGACCACAGAAAAAGCCATATCAAAACCAAAAGCTTAAGATTGCCACACATGATCTTCCTCTAACTCAAGGTGCATATGGTGAtacaaaattaaaatcaaAAATTAGATCGAATTTCTTTCGAACGTTGCGATCCAAGTCTTCTAGTGGTTCAAGCTCAGTCATTGAGTCAGGTTGCGAGCCGTCCCCATCCAGCATAGTTGATGTGGAACATGATTCTTGTCTTAAACCTGGAAAAGCTTTCTCCTGTATGGGGAATGGAAAGTGTTCCTGTGAAGAAGCGAATTCTTCCGAGGGATCTCAGCGGCACCTGTCTGACAACGAGGAGAACAATTCATCCTTGGAACCTGCTGACATGGCAGATGGTGGGTCTCGGCAGCTTCTACTAGAAAACAGGGAGTCTGACTCATCTGAACTTGCTGACACAGGAGATGAAGGATTTCAGGTGTCCCTCTCAGACAATATAGATGGTAGTTCC includes:
- the LOC100828618 gene encoding uncharacterized protein LOC100828618, with amino-acid sequence MDPDIPALKPQWLMQGQVTATGAASLWAAASPSLRKDSQGKGGPSRNRSSGHNRDQSSRQSSSRKSSVSSGPRRLDRDRDEMGKTRGYANFGRNKDKEREKDFDSRDRESRSVAADRDGFQSFSSCKPERDRMNRARSKTDTWSKGVGNNGSTSRSNAVGVSFERDFPQLSSEDNGKQEISRIPSPGITTPIQSPPPYTVLAEAPVSSETKKNLVASSVPQAAPSKKPEVVLNSGAVLSMAETVMQAPQKIYLGPQLSIDAQKIEERTLRQNTLRPLTSTASKSFVTSSSKTKGTRGDPAGPSKAIQQALLPPANGSVRAPVKTELSKLSLSGSFKILTREQNGTAQAPKDSPGNPVSPPPAPVASVGPQKKPYQNQKLKIATHDLPLTQGAYGDTKLKSKIRSNFFRTLRSKSSSGSSSVIESGCEPSPSSIVDVEHDSCLKPGKAFSCMGNGKCSCEEANSSEGSQRHLSDNEENNSSLEPADMADGGSRQLLLENRESDSSELADTGDEGFQVSLSDNIDGSSSSAPADSDDGCKNSQSGNEEASSSSEATEPEDEEYPAEAIFTAEDLDFMTSLGWSKDEEVQPLGLEEIADYVRHHKGLEQRLLSMESNAHIKIVLLYLCSQS